The Polyangiaceae bacterium genome includes a region encoding these proteins:
- the rpmF gene encoding 50S ribosomal protein L32 translates to MAVPKRRNTSSKRNTRRANHDKVAAPNIVPCPNCSAPMVSHRVCPACGHYKGKAVGKAPASDE, encoded by the coding sequence GTGGCTGTTCCGAAGCGACGAAACACTTCCAGCAAACGCAACACGCGGCGCGCCAACCACGACAAGGTGGCCGCACCGAACATCGTGCCCTGCCCGAACTGCTCGGCGCCGATGGTGTCGCACCGCGTCTGCCCGGCCTGCGGCCACTACAAGGGCAAGGCCGTGGGCAAGGCGCCGGCCAGCGACGAGTGA
- a CDS encoding response regulator transcription factor encodes MADVSSRADQADDTPSGGLTLLVDGPYRDVLWPRDPPDVLVVDDQRKFADIVARSLERAGCATEVCTSLREMFTQIEHAPPDLLVLDRWLLDGDGVEACEALRCRGVAGGIIVMTGDAAAGGDARLAGADDFILKPFAVKELVTRAVALTRRVTGSVTERGEGDRSKRQIDEDYE; translated from the coding sequence GTGGCGGACGTGAGCTCGCGCGCGGACCAAGCGGACGATACTCCGAGTGGCGGGCTCACGCTCCTGGTCGATGGACCGTACCGGGACGTGCTCTGGCCGCGGGATCCGCCGGACGTGCTCGTCGTGGACGACCAGCGGAAGTTCGCGGACATCGTCGCGCGGAGCCTCGAGCGCGCGGGCTGCGCCACCGAGGTGTGCACGAGCCTTCGAGAGATGTTCACGCAGATCGAGCACGCGCCGCCGGACCTCCTGGTGCTGGACCGGTGGCTCTTGGACGGGGACGGAGTCGAAGCCTGTGAGGCGCTACGGTGTCGGGGCGTTGCCGGTGGCATCATCGTCATGACCGGGGACGCCGCCGCCGGTGGCGACGCGCGCCTCGCGGGAGCCGACGACTTCATCCTGAAGCCGTTCGCGGTGAAAGAGCTCGTGACCCGCGCCGTGGCATTGACGCGCCGGGTGACGGGCAGTGTGACCGAGCGCGGCGAAGGCGATCGCAGCAAACGGCAGATCGACGAGGACTACGAATGA
- a CDS encoding four helix bundle protein, which yields MRILDSLEDMVKNVHRLADRVSRHDRDLASQMKSASNSAALNGSEGVWAKAGKRRSRLEDALNSARETLMALRIARACGYLPASEANQGIQALDGIIAVLWVLAYRR from the coding sequence ATGAGGATCTTGGACTCGCTCGAAGACATGGTGAAGAACGTCCATCGGCTCGCAGACCGCGTGTCGCGGCACGATCGCGATCTGGCGTCGCAGATGAAGAGCGCCAGCAACAGCGCGGCGCTCAACGGCAGCGAGGGCGTCTGGGCCAAAGCAGGTAAGCGCCGCTCGCGGCTGGAAGACGCGCTGAATTCCGCGCGGGAAACCCTGATGGCCTTGCGTATCGCGCGCGCGTGCGGCTACCTCCCCGCCTCGGAGGCGAACCAGGGCATCCAGGCCCTCGATGGAATCATCGCCGTGCTCTGGGTCCTCGCGTATCGGCGCTGA
- a CDS encoding ketoacyl-ACP synthase III encodes MTISVGPRSRIAGTGAYVPERVMTNAELEKLVDTSDEWIQERTGIKERRIAAPGEAASDMAVGAARRALEAAGLKPTDLDMIIVGTISADMPLPACAAFVQQKLGCPGIPSFDVAAACAGFVYALSIGDQFIKSGAHENVLVVGVELLSRVLNWKDRTTCVLFGDGAGAAVLTPAAGDGRGVLSTRLYTDATLAESLCIPAGGSKEPVTPAGIEAGRDKVHMVGGDIFKVAVRNLTSASREALEVAGLGTDAVTWVVPHQANMRIISQVAQRLDIPLDRFILDIERYGNTSSASIPIALDEGVRDGRIKPGDTVLMCALGAGISWASALVRM; translated from the coding sequence ATGACGATCAGCGTCGGACCGCGGAGCCGGATCGCCGGCACGGGTGCCTACGTGCCCGAGCGGGTGATGACCAACGCGGAGCTGGAGAAGCTCGTCGACACCTCCGACGAGTGGATCCAGGAGCGCACGGGGATCAAGGAGCGCCGCATCGCCGCCCCGGGCGAGGCAGCGAGCGACATGGCCGTGGGGGCGGCCCGCCGCGCCCTGGAAGCCGCGGGTTTGAAGCCGACGGATCTCGACATGATCATCGTCGGGACCATCAGCGCCGACATGCCGCTGCCCGCCTGTGCGGCTTTCGTACAGCAGAAGCTCGGCTGCCCCGGCATCCCGTCCTTCGACGTGGCGGCAGCCTGCGCGGGCTTCGTCTACGCGCTGTCGATCGGCGACCAGTTCATCAAGAGCGGCGCCCACGAGAACGTGCTGGTGGTCGGCGTAGAGCTGCTCTCCCGGGTGCTCAACTGGAAGGACCGCACGACCTGCGTGCTGTTCGGCGACGGCGCGGGGGCGGCGGTGCTCACACCCGCGGCGGGTGACGGGCGCGGCGTGCTCTCGACGCGCCTCTACACCGACGCGACGCTGGCCGAGTCGCTGTGCATCCCGGCGGGCGGCAGCAAGGAGCCGGTCACGCCGGCCGGAATCGAGGCCGGTAGGGACAAGGTCCACATGGTCGGCGGCGACATCTTCAAGGTCGCGGTACGGAACCTGACCAGCGCGTCCCGCGAGGCGCTCGAGGTCGCCGGGCTCGGCACCGACGCCGTGACCTGGGTGGTCCCGCACCAGGCCAACATGCGCATCATCAGCCAGGTGGCGCAGCGCCTCGACATCCCGCTCGATCGCTTCATCCTCGACATCGAGCGCTACGGAAACACCTCCAGCGCCTCGATCCCCATCGCGCTCGACGAAGGCGTGCGCGACGGCCGCATCAAGCCCGGCGACACGGTGCTGATGTGCGCGCTCGGCGCCGGGATCTCCTGGGCGAGCGCCCTCGTTCGGATGTGA
- a CDS encoding hydroxymethylglutaryl-CoA lyase has translation MFQSLPDIVSIYEVSPRDGLQNEATPIPLAAKQRLVEALLGSGLTRLELTSFVSPRWVPQLADADELVRSVSAKEGVTLSALCPNAKGFERAKAVGLHEIAVFMSASETHNKKNTNKTLDQSLDTFSEVVPPALEAGMRVRAYVSTVWGCPYEGEVDPKRSLAITKRLLELGCYQVSLGDTIGVGTPLQTRKLVEMFLAELPADKVALHLHDTRGTALANALVGLELGVRDFDASVAGLGGCPYAPGAAGNLATEDLVFMLHGMGIATGIDLDALIEAGRVAEAVTGRRLPGKVHQAGPFRLRT, from the coding sequence ATGTTCCAGAGCCTCCCGGACATAGTCTCCATCTACGAGGTCTCGCCGCGAGACGGGCTGCAGAACGAGGCCACACCCATCCCGCTCGCCGCCAAGCAGCGGCTGGTCGAGGCGCTGCTCGGCTCGGGGCTCACGCGCCTGGAGCTGACGAGCTTCGTGTCGCCGCGCTGGGTGCCGCAGCTAGCCGACGCGGACGAGCTGGTTCGGAGCGTAAGCGCGAAGGAAGGAGTCACCCTGAGCGCCTTGTGTCCGAACGCCAAGGGCTTCGAGCGCGCGAAGGCTGTGGGCCTGCACGAGATCGCCGTGTTCATGTCGGCCAGCGAGACCCACAACAAGAAGAACACCAACAAGACGCTGGACCAGTCCCTCGACACGTTCTCTGAGGTGGTGCCGCCGGCGCTGGAGGCCGGCATGCGCGTTCGCGCGTACGTCTCCACGGTCTGGGGCTGCCCCTACGAAGGCGAGGTGGACCCGAAGCGCTCGCTCGCCATCACGAAGCGCCTGCTCGAGCTCGGCTGCTACCAGGTGTCGCTGGGTGACACGATCGGCGTTGGCACCCCGCTCCAGACGCGGAAGCTCGTCGAGATGTTCCTGGCGGAGCTCCCCGCGGACAAGGTCGCGCTCCACCTCCACGACACGCGGGGCACGGCGCTGGCCAACGCGCTGGTCGGGCTCGAGCTCGGCGTTCGCGACTTCGACGCCTCGGTCGCGGGCCTGGGGGGCTGCCCCTACGCACCCGGCGCCGCAGGCAACCTCGCCACCGAGGATCTGGTCTTCATGCTCCACGGCATGGGCATCGCCACCGGCATCGACCTCGACGCGCTGATCGAGGCCGGGCGCGTCGCGGAGGCCGTCACCGGCCGGCGCTTGCCCGGCAAGGTGCACCAGGCCGGGCCGTTCCGGCTGCGAACCTGA
- a CDS encoding DUF177 domain-containing protein, which produces MSKPSFVVPLADLEREPRDVEWEIGEAWLGRALEGTDASPLGPGRLEARLTKNGKDVLVQGKATARVSVPDARTLEPVEVTLTSEVFLMLGPAPTDVGPKRGRQRPKKPGEVAPKKPKRGWNDDPELSDAQAGQDTYSGEEVVLDQFVREFLLLELPMVVHKDLPSGQAPGIAPPPAPEAEAEVRVDPRLAPLAAIAERLRERKN; this is translated from the coding sequence GTGTCCAAGCCTTCGTTCGTGGTACCGCTCGCCGACCTGGAGCGCGAGCCCCGCGACGTCGAGTGGGAGATCGGCGAAGCCTGGCTCGGCCGCGCCCTCGAGGGGACCGACGCCAGCCCGCTCGGGCCGGGGCGGCTCGAGGCGCGCCTGACCAAGAACGGCAAGGACGTCCTGGTGCAGGGCAAGGCCACGGCCCGGGTCAGCGTCCCCGACGCCCGCACGCTCGAGCCGGTCGAGGTCACGCTCACGTCCGAGGTGTTCCTGATGCTGGGCCCAGCCCCGACCGACGTGGGCCCCAAGCGTGGGCGGCAGCGCCCGAAAAAGCCCGGGGAAGTCGCGCCCAAGAAGCCGAAACGCGGCTGGAACGACGACCCGGAGCTGAGCGACGCCCAGGCCGGGCAGGACACTTACTCCGGCGAAGAGGTGGTCCTGGACCAGTTCGTGCGGGAGTTCCTGCTGCTCGAGCTCCCGATGGTCGTACATAAGGACTTGCCAAGCGGCCAGGCACCCGGTATCGCTCCGCCCCCGGCTCCGGAAGCGGAGGCCGAGGTGCGAGTCGACCCCCGCCTCGCCCCACTCGCGGCGATCGCAGAGCGGCTGCGCGAGCGAAAGAACTAA
- a CDS encoding serine/threonine protein kinase, whose amino-acid sequence MKRHITALVLVLAALPLFGCGHHFETTTPQGFVELEDQEAYEYRATTADGLVIAVREIEHDPKGEMAFWTRAIENRMRQRGGYALVGTRDVKTKSGLDGKQLRFGHDESGKPHLYYVTIFLTEDYIFLLEAGGTKELMEKGSAGLDQAIDGFRVK is encoded by the coding sequence ATGAAACGCCACATCACCGCTCTAGTCTTGGTCTTGGCAGCCCTGCCCCTCTTCGGCTGCGGGCACCACTTCGAGACCACGACGCCCCAGGGCTTCGTCGAGCTCGAGGACCAGGAAGCCTACGAGTACCGCGCCACCACGGCCGACGGCCTGGTGATCGCGGTGCGAGAGATCGAGCACGACCCCAAGGGCGAGATGGCCTTCTGGACGCGCGCGATCGAGAACCGCATGCGCCAGCGCGGCGGCTACGCGCTGGTCGGCACGCGCGACGTGAAGACCAAGAGCGGCTTGGACGGCAAGCAGCTGCGCTTCGGCCACGACGAGAGCGGCAAGCCGCACCTCTACTACGTCACGATCTTCCTGACCGAGGACTACATCTTCCTGCTCGAGGCCGGCGGCACGAAGGAGCTGATGGAAAAGGGCAGCGCCGGGCTCGATCAGGCGATCGACGGCTTCCGAGTGAAGTAG
- a CDS encoding DUF4349 domain-containing protein encodes MKDLRMALGPLASWWRWTLLCVITLFALGCGGGSLAKAPEAAMAPAPPMEEPEATATGASFSADDAVLYRESEAKPMPARGGMAQATPPGPPAMKKEAPPGVPDAATAGKEQAAVATGSDGKSVAGPLLIYKAQLYMAVFETKKAIDAVEKLAKDNGGYLVSREDTRITVRVPAGKFDGALDEVAKMGDLLHRNVNVQDVTAEYTDLAIRMRNLEVMRERLEELLKKAAKVEEALAVERELERVAGELERIKGRLKLLRELVTFSTITVEFQPRPVDHVDSKVRLPFPWLDRLGLGDLLRL; translated from the coding sequence ATGAAAGACCTTCGGATGGCGCTCGGGCCCCTCGCCAGCTGGTGGCGCTGGACCTTGCTGTGCGTGATCACCCTGTTTGCGCTCGGCTGCGGCGGCGGATCGCTGGCGAAGGCGCCCGAGGCGGCGATGGCCCCCGCGCCGCCCATGGAGGAGCCGGAGGCCACCGCCACCGGCGCGAGCTTCAGCGCCGACGACGCGGTCCTCTACCGCGAGAGCGAAGCCAAGCCGATGCCCGCCCGCGGCGGGATGGCCCAGGCCACGCCGCCGGGTCCGCCGGCGATGAAGAAGGAGGCACCGCCAGGTGTCCCCGACGCCGCCACCGCGGGCAAGGAGCAAGCCGCGGTCGCCACCGGAAGCGACGGCAAGAGCGTCGCGGGTCCGCTGCTCATCTACAAGGCCCAGCTCTACATGGCCGTGTTCGAGACCAAGAAGGCCATCGACGCGGTGGAGAAGCTCGCCAAGGACAACGGCGGCTACCTGGTGTCGCGCGAGGACACCCGCATCACGGTGCGCGTCCCCGCGGGCAAGTTCGACGGCGCCCTCGACGAGGTCGCGAAGATGGGCGACCTGTTGCACCGCAACGTCAACGTGCAGGACGTCACCGCGGAGTACACCGACCTGGCGATCCGGATGCGCAACCTGGAAGTGATGCGCGAGCGCCTGGAAGAGCTCTTGAAGAAGGCCGCCAAGGTCGAAGAAGCCCTCGCCGTCGAGCGCGAGCTCGAGCGCGTCGCGGGCGAGCTCGAGCGCATCAAGGGCCGGCTCAAGCTGCTGCGGGAGCTGGTCACGTTCTCGACCATCACCGTGGAGTTCCAGCCGCGCCCCGTCGATCACGTCGACTCGAAGGTGCGCCTGCCCTTCCCCTGGCTCGATCGCCTCGGCCTCGGCGATCTGTTGCGTCTGTGA
- a CDS encoding DUF192 domain-containing protein: protein MKSRLALASAALVALGCGRSEEPAGSRPAKAATVVVASPGPRATPAPSAPPPPPPSAVADKPRCVVPSPATPQPRAEKAKHCPADPSGNLPLGRGHVTFTDAPGSPRVEVELADRPETRERGLMYRTGMPDDAGMLFSWPNEQVRSFWMHNTCIPLDMLFIDARGFIVGILEQVPTMNDESRSIPCPAAHVLELNAGWTRAHGITAGQRLRIEP from the coding sequence ATGAAGTCCAGGTTGGCCCTCGCAAGCGCGGCGCTCGTCGCGCTGGGCTGCGGTCGGAGCGAGGAGCCCGCGGGCTCGCGCCCGGCCAAGGCGGCCACCGTAGTCGTGGCGTCGCCCGGGCCCCGCGCGACGCCCGCGCCATCGGCGCCCCCACCCCCGCCCCCATCCGCGGTCGCCGACAAGCCCCGCTGCGTGGTGCCCTCGCCCGCGACACCGCAGCCCAGGGCCGAGAAGGCGAAGCACTGTCCCGCCGATCCGAGCGGGAACCTGCCGCTCGGCCGCGGGCACGTCACGTTCACCGACGCGCCGGGCAGCCCCCGTGTCGAGGTCGAGCTCGCGGATCGCCCCGAGACTCGCGAGCGCGGGCTGATGTACCGCACGGGCATGCCCGACGACGCCGGCATGCTGTTCTCGTGGCCCAACGAGCAGGTTCGGAGCTTCTGGATGCACAACACCTGCATCCCCCTCGACATGCTGTTCATCGACGCCCGCGGGTTCATCGTCGGCATCCTCGAGCAGGTGCCGACGATGAACGACGAGTCACGCTCCATCCCCTGCCCCGCTGCGCACGTGCTCGAGCTGAACGCCGGCTGGACCCGCGCGCACGGGATCACCGCGGGCCAACGCCTGCGCATCGAACCTTGA
- a CDS encoding type IV pilus twitching motility protein PilT, producing MAISEEGVKVNLHQLLRAMIEKGASDMHITTGSPPLLRIDGAIVPLKLPPLSPVETKQLCYSVLTEDQKIQFEKNKELDLSFGVKNLSRFRANIFMQRGAVSGAFRSIPFKILSFEELGLPPVVTELASKPRGLVLVTGPTGSGKSTTLASIIDKINSETRQHIITIEDPIEYLHPHKRCIVNQREVGSDTMKFKDALKYVLRQDPDVVLVGEMRDLETIEAALTIAETGHLVFATLHTNSAVQSINRIIDVFPPHQQSQVRAQLSFVLEGVISQLLLPRANGPGRVLTLEVLTPNPAIRNLIREDKVHQIYSQMQVGQAKHGMQTMNQSLFSLYQRRLITLDECMGRSSEPDELRMMLEGKTPVAATPMGSAR from the coding sequence ATGGCCATCAGCGAAGAAGGCGTAAAGGTCAACCTCCACCAGCTGCTCCGCGCCATGATCGAGAAGGGCGCGAGCGACATGCACATCACCACGGGCTCGCCGCCGCTGCTGCGCATCGACGGCGCGATCGTGCCGCTGAAGCTGCCGCCTCTCTCTCCCGTCGAGACCAAGCAGCTCTGCTACTCGGTCCTGACCGAAGACCAGAAGATCCAGTTCGAGAAGAACAAGGAGCTCGACCTCTCCTTCGGCGTGAAGAACCTGTCGCGCTTCCGCGCCAACATCTTCATGCAGCGCGGCGCGGTCTCCGGTGCCTTCCGCTCGATTCCCTTCAAGATCTTGTCCTTCGAGGAGCTGGGGCTGCCGCCGGTGGTGACCGAGCTGGCCAGCAAGCCGCGCGGGCTCGTGCTGGTGACGGGGCCAACCGGCAGCGGCAAGAGCACCACGCTGGCGTCGATCATCGACAAGATCAACAGCGAGACCCGTCAGCACATCATCACCATCGAAGACCCCATCGAGTACCTGCACCCGCACAAGCGTTGCATCGTCAACCAACGCGAGGTCGGCAGCGACACGATGAAGTTCAAGGACGCCCTCAAGTACGTGCTGCGTCAGGATCCCGACGTCGTGCTGGTGGGCGAGATGCGTGACCTCGAGACCATCGAGGCGGCGCTGACCATCGCCGAGACCGGCCACTTGGTCTTCGCGACCTTGCACACGAACTCCGCAGTGCAGAGCATCAACCGCATCATCGACGTGTTCCCTCCGCACCAGCAGTCGCAGGTGCGCGCGCAGCTCTCGTTCGTGCTCGAGGGCGTCATCTCCCAGCTGCTCTTGCCACGGGCGAACGGCCCGGGCCGCGTGCTCACCCTGGAGGTGCTCACGCCGAACCCGGCCATCCGCAACCTGATCCGCGAGGACAAAGTCCACCAAATCTACTCCCAGATGCAGGTCGGGCAGGCCAAGCACGGCATGCAGACCATGAATCAGTCGCTGTTCTCGCTCTACCAGCGCCGCCTGATCACGCTCGACGAGTGCATGGGCCGTTCGAGCGAGCCCGACGAGCTCCGGATGATGCTGGAAGGCAAGACACCGGTGGCCGCCACCCCGATGGGCTCGGCGCGCTGA
- a CDS encoding porin has protein sequence MAQHRMSGRSLGGLVGLAALLLARGGAAQASVPEPPPPAEPWYEAVQLRAFADAYANANWAFPKPATYQPPTRSFDGAQGFALSWVGLDAAFSPEPVGGVLSLRLGPTARLHASADAGTGLEYVKQAYVAWKPGSGSVTLELGKFDTFVGSEVAESQDNFNYTRGLLDSFAQPLFHTGLRVTAELVPELTLTTMVANGTNRSFDNNVGKTFGLGLSVNPSDSFAASLAWIGGPEQTDSTEVACTSGTAYDPDAGTCAAKAGAPAQTHVVDRGGANDFDSWRHLIDLTLTVQPLETLAIALNADYGVEGVRPDDTSIEAKPEAQKWYGAALFARMQLNETWAVAVRGEYLADPDGRALSYTLPGGALLDKTELASATLTVEARPTENLILRLENRGDFVLKGEPDEEIFREKVRDGSSKLFTTTLGVVVTTN, from the coding sequence ATGGCGCAGCATCGAATGTCGGGGCGCTCGCTGGGTGGTTTGGTGGGGCTGGCAGCGCTCCTCTTGGCGCGCGGCGGCGCGGCGCAGGCTTCGGTTCCGGAGCCGCCGCCCCCGGCGGAGCCCTGGTACGAAGCGGTGCAGCTCAGGGCGTTCGCCGACGCCTACGCGAACGCGAACTGGGCGTTCCCCAAGCCGGCGACCTACCAGCCGCCGACGCGTTCCTTCGACGGCGCGCAGGGCTTCGCGCTCTCCTGGGTGGGCCTCGACGCAGCGTTCTCGCCGGAGCCGGTGGGCGGCGTGCTGAGCTTGCGTTTGGGCCCGACCGCGCGCCTGCACGCCAGCGCCGACGCCGGCACGGGGCTCGAGTACGTGAAGCAGGCCTACGTGGCGTGGAAGCCGGGCTCCGGCTCGGTCACGCTCGAGCTGGGCAAGTTCGACACCTTCGTCGGCTCGGAGGTCGCGGAGAGCCAGGACAACTTCAACTACACGCGCGGTCTCTTGGATTCGTTCGCGCAGCCGCTGTTCCACACGGGCCTGCGCGTCACCGCGGAGCTGGTGCCGGAGCTCACGCTCACGACCATGGTCGCCAATGGCACGAACCGCTCCTTCGACAACAACGTCGGCAAGACCTTCGGCCTGGGCCTGAGCGTGAACCCGAGCGATTCGTTCGCGGCGAGCCTGGCCTGGATCGGCGGCCCGGAGCAGACGGACTCCACCGAGGTCGCCTGCACCAGCGGCACGGCCTATGACCCGGACGCGGGCACCTGCGCGGCAAAAGCCGGCGCGCCGGCGCAGACGCACGTGGTCGATCGCGGCGGCGCCAACGACTTCGACTCCTGGCGCCACCTGATCGACCTGACGCTGACCGTGCAGCCGCTGGAGACGTTGGCCATCGCGCTGAACGCCGACTACGGCGTGGAGGGCGTACGCCCGGACGACACCAGCATCGAGGCCAAGCCGGAGGCCCAAAAGTGGTACGGCGCGGCGCTCTTCGCCCGCATGCAGCTGAACGAGACCTGGGCGGTCGCCGTGCGCGGCGAATACCTGGCCGATCCGGACGGCCGCGCCTTGAGCTACACGCTGCCGGGCGGTGCGCTCCTCGACAAGACCGAGCTCGCCAGCGCGACGCTCACCGTCGAGGCGCGCCCGACCGAGAACTTGATCCTGCGCCTGGAGAACCGCGGTGACTTCGTGCTGAAAGGGGAACCCGACGAGGAGATCTTCCGCGAGAAGGTCCGCGACGGCTCGAGCAAGCTCTTCACGACGACGCTGGGCGTGGTCGTGACGACGAATTGA
- a CDS encoding amidophosphoribosyltransferase gives MCGVFGIYGHPEAANLTYLGLHALQHRGQESAGLVASDGQQLFLHRGMGHVIDVFPPEQIARLKGTSAIGHVRYSTAGGSFLKNAQPLAIDYSRGSLAVAHNGNLTNAEALREKLEERGSIFQSVSDTEVIVHLMAMSKARQLEERIADALRQVEGAYSLLFLTEQTMIAVRDPMGIRPLCLGVLPGKPDAYVVASEPTSFDLIDAEFVRDIEPGEMLVVDQRGLTSSRPFESVRRQSCIFEYVYFARPDSSIDGISVYEARKNLGRALAREHAVVADVVIPVPDSGVPATIGYAEESHLAFEMGLVRSHYVGRTFIEPQQSIRHFGVRLKLNPISDTLRGKRVVVVDDSIVRGTTSRKIVKMLRDAGAREVHMRISSPPTAWPCYYGIDTPTRGELIASSHSVEEINQYITSDSLAYLSLPAMLEAVTSARPRQTGNGSSRSLPVVATRPDQGSFCHACWSGEYPIEFTPHPRQRQVRLLER, from the coding sequence ATGTGCGGAGTATTCGGCATCTACGGCCACCCCGAGGCGGCCAATCTGACCTACCTCGGGTTGCACGCCCTGCAGCACCGCGGCCAGGAGTCCGCGGGCCTCGTAGCCAGCGACGGCCAGCAGCTCTTCTTGCACCGCGGGATGGGACACGTCATCGACGTCTTCCCGCCAGAGCAGATCGCGCGCCTGAAGGGGACCAGCGCCATCGGGCACGTCCGCTACTCGACGGCGGGAGGCTCGTTCTTGAAGAACGCGCAGCCGCTGGCCATCGACTACTCGCGCGGCTCTCTGGCCGTCGCTCACAACGGCAACCTGACCAACGCGGAAGCGCTCCGAGAGAAGCTCGAGGAGCGCGGGTCCATCTTCCAGAGCGTCAGCGACACCGAGGTCATCGTCCACCTGATGGCGATGAGCAAGGCGCGACAGCTCGAAGAGCGCATCGCCGACGCTCTGCGACAGGTCGAAGGCGCCTACTCGCTCTTGTTCCTGACGGAGCAGACCATGATCGCGGTTCGAGACCCGATGGGGATTCGGCCGCTCTGCCTCGGCGTGCTCCCCGGCAAACCCGACGCCTACGTCGTGGCCAGCGAACCCACCAGCTTCGATCTGATCGACGCGGAGTTCGTGCGGGACATCGAGCCGGGCGAGATGCTGGTGGTCGACCAACGCGGCCTCACGAGCTCGCGACCGTTCGAGAGCGTCCGGCGCCAATCGTGCATCTTCGAGTACGTCTACTTCGCGCGGCCCGACTCCAGCATCGACGGGATCAGCGTGTACGAAGCTCGGAAGAACCTGGGGCGGGCCTTGGCCCGCGAGCACGCCGTGGTCGCCGACGTGGTGATCCCGGTGCCGGACTCCGGCGTCCCGGCCACCATCGGCTACGCGGAGGAGAGCCACCTCGCCTTCGAGATGGGCCTGGTGCGCAGCCACTACGTGGGCCGGACCTTCATCGAGCCCCAGCAGAGCATCCGCCACTTCGGCGTGCGCCTGAAGCTGAACCCGATCAGCGACACCTTGCGCGGCAAGCGGGTGGTGGTCGTGGACGACAGCATCGTGCGCGGGACCACCAGCCGCAAGATCGTCAAGATGCTGCGTGACGCCGGCGCCCGCGAGGTGCACATGCGCATCTCCAGCCCGCCCACCGCCTGGCCCTGCTACTACGGCATCGACACGCCGACGCGCGGCGAGCTCATCGCTTCGAGCCACAGCGTCGAGGAGATCAACCAGTACATCACGAGCGACAGCCTCGCGTACCTGTCGCTCCCCGCCATGCTCGAGGCGGTCACCTCCGCGCGACCGCGGCAGACGGGCAACGGCTCCTCGCGCAGCCTGCCTGTCGTGGCGACCCGGCCCGACCAGGGGTCCTTCTGCCATGCTTGCTGGAGCGGCGAGTACCCCATCGAGTTCACCCCCCACCCGCGCCAGCGCCAGGTCCGGCTGCTGGAGAGGTGA
- a CDS encoding peptidylprolyl isomerase translates to MTRSKSILVLPLFLAACEEPPPEPEPVARPASPAVTPAPADLAGKAERTAAPTPPPPPPSEPKKLPAKPVAEVKPSEDDPLKGKFTLADATKGLTGKGALIAEIKTDKGTLSCTLYEDKAPITVANFVGLARGLRPWKTPAGKWEKKPGYDGTTFHRVVKGFMIQGGDPAGSGAGEPGYVIPDEVWEDARHDQRGLLCMANRGPNTNGMQFFVMDGVASHLDGGYTIFGKCEPESVIEALASVPVRGERAVTPPKIEKVTIKRQAKPAGAAAPAAAGQKPAAPAPPAPPAPSAK, encoded by the coding sequence ATGACCCGTTCGAAATCGATCCTCGTCCTGCCGCTCTTCCTCGCCGCCTGCGAGGAGCCGCCGCCGGAGCCCGAGCCCGTCGCCCGCCCCGCGTCCCCGGCCGTCACGCCGGCCCCCGCCGATCTGGCCGGCAAGGCCGAACGCACGGCGGCGCCCACTCCGCCTCCGCCCCCGCCGTCGGAGCCCAAGAAGCTTCCGGCCAAACCCGTCGCCGAGGTGAAGCCGAGCGAGGACGATCCGCTGAAGGGCAAGTTCACCCTCGCCGATGCGACCAAAGGACTGACCGGAAAGGGCGCGCTCATCGCCGAGATCAAGACCGACAAGGGCACGCTGTCGTGCACGCTGTACGAGGACAAGGCGCCCATCACCGTCGCCAACTTCGTCGGCCTGGCGCGCGGGCTCCGGCCCTGGAAGACGCCCGCCGGCAAGTGGGAGAAGAAGCCTGGCTACGACGGCACGACGTTTCACCGCGTGGTGAAGGGATTCATGATCCAGGGCGGCGACCCCGCCGGCAGCGGCGCGGGCGAGCCCGGCTACGTGATCCCGGACGAGGTCTGGGAGGACGCCCGGCACGACCAGCGCGGCCTGCTCTGCATGGCCAACCGCGGTCCCAACACCAACGGCATGCAGTTCTTCGTGATGGACGGCGTCGCATCGCACCTGGACGGCGGCTACACCATCTTCGGGAAATGCGAGCCCGAGAGCGTGATCGAGGCACTGGCCAGCGTCCCGGTCCGGGGGGAGCGCGCGGTCACGCCGCCGAAGATCGAGAAGGTCACCATCAAGCGCCAGGCGAAGCCCGCCGGCGCCGCAGCCCCAGCGGCCGCCGGGCAGAAGCCCGCAGCCCCAGCCCCGCCGGCCCCGCCAGCCCCGAGCGCCAAGTGA